A stretch of Anaeromyxobacter dehalogenans 2CP-1 DNA encodes these proteins:
- a CDS encoding M48 family metalloprotease, which yields MKNQLKTILLLGTLSALLVAFGASLGPGPFWLFTALAVLMNLGAYFFSDKLVLRMHRARELAPGEAPRLHEIVRELSGRAGIPPPRLFVIDEPHANAFATGRNPRHAVVAVTRGIVDLLDERELRGVIAHELAHVANRDILVASVAAGMAAAISNLANMIMFSSLLGGGREDEEGGGGGLLMMLVAPIAGTLVQLGISRSREYLADETGARISGDPLALASALEKLQRGAEVVPAAAGAPATASLFIVNPFGAGAVMGGLARLFSTHPPAEERIRRLRELARVAGGADGYGPRSRMVRG from the coding sequence TTGAAGAACCAGCTGAAGACCATCCTGCTCCTCGGCACGCTCTCGGCGCTGCTGGTCGCGTTCGGCGCCAGCCTGGGACCGGGGCCGTTCTGGCTGTTCACCGCGCTCGCGGTGCTGATGAACCTCGGCGCGTACTTCTTCTCGGACAAGCTCGTGCTGCGCATGCACCGCGCCCGCGAGCTGGCGCCCGGGGAGGCGCCGCGGCTGCACGAGATCGTCCGCGAGCTGTCGGGCCGGGCCGGCATCCCCCCGCCGCGGCTGTTCGTCATCGACGAGCCGCACGCGAACGCGTTCGCGACCGGGCGCAACCCGCGGCACGCGGTGGTGGCGGTGACGCGGGGCATCGTGGACCTGCTCGACGAGCGCGAGCTGCGCGGCGTGATCGCGCACGAGCTCGCGCACGTGGCGAACCGGGACATCCTGGTGGCGAGCGTGGCCGCCGGCATGGCGGCGGCCATCTCGAACCTCGCCAACATGATCATGTTCTCGAGCCTGCTCGGCGGCGGCCGCGAGGACGAGGAGGGCGGCGGCGGCGGGCTGCTCATGATGCTCGTCGCGCCCATCGCCGGCACGCTGGTGCAGCTCGGCATCTCGCGCTCGCGCGAGTACCTCGCCGACGAGACCGGGGCGCGCATCAGCGGCGACCCGCTCGCGCTGGCGAGCGCGCTCGAGAAGCTGCAGCGCGGCGCCGAGGTGGTCCCGGCCGCGGCGGGCGCGCCCGCCACCGCCAGCCTGTTCATCGTCAACCCGTTCGGCGCCGGCGCCGTGATGGGCGGCCTGGCCCGCCTGTTCTCGACGCACCCGCCCGCCGAGGAGCGCATCCGGCGGCTCCGCGAGCTGGCGCGCGTGGCCGGCGGCGCCGACGGGTACGGCCCGCGCTCGCGGATGGTGCGCGGCTGA
- the hemF gene encoding oxygen-dependent coproporphyrinogen oxidase yields the protein MPTPASPELLARLRAGMAETVRALQEEICAALERADGAARFAADPWERPGGGGGESRVLQDGAVLEKAGVNVSEVHGELPDALARKVQGEGGAFTAAGLSVVVHPASPMAPTAHMNVRLLSRGGGAWFGGGADLTPYYLFEEDCRHFHAVLREACERHAPGSYARHKRAADAYFYLRHRGEHRGVGGIFYEDAGDDLERELAFAGEMGRAFLRAYLPILERRRATPFGEAERRWQEIRRGRYVEFNLVWDRGTVFGLETSGRTESILMSLPPRVRWVYDHRPAPGSREAALLDVLRAPREWA from the coding sequence GTGCCCACGCCCGCGTCCCCCGAGCTGCTCGCCCGCCTGCGCGCGGGCATGGCCGAGACCGTCCGCGCGCTGCAGGAGGAGATCTGCGCCGCGCTGGAGCGCGCCGACGGCGCCGCCCGCTTCGCCGCGGATCCCTGGGAGCGCCCCGGGGGCGGCGGCGGCGAGAGCCGCGTGCTCCAGGACGGCGCGGTGCTGGAGAAGGCGGGCGTGAACGTGTCGGAGGTGCACGGGGAGCTGCCCGACGCGCTCGCGCGCAAGGTGCAGGGCGAGGGCGGCGCGTTCACCGCGGCGGGGCTGTCGGTGGTGGTCCACCCGGCCAGCCCGATGGCCCCCACCGCGCACATGAACGTGCGGCTGCTGAGCCGCGGCGGGGGCGCCTGGTTCGGCGGCGGCGCCGACCTCACCCCCTACTACCTCTTCGAGGAGGACTGCCGGCACTTCCACGCCGTGCTGCGCGAGGCCTGCGAGCGCCACGCGCCCGGCAGCTACGCGCGCCACAAGCGCGCCGCGGACGCGTACTTCTACCTGCGCCACCGCGGCGAGCACCGCGGGGTGGGCGGGATCTTCTACGAGGACGCCGGGGACGACCTGGAGCGCGAGCTCGCGTTCGCGGGCGAGATGGGCCGGGCGTTCCTGCGGGCCTACCTGCCCATCCTGGAGCGCCGCCGCGCGACCCCGTTCGGCGAGGCGGAGCGGCGCTGGCAGGAGATCCGGCGCGGGCGCTACGTGGAGTTCAACCTGGTCTGGGACCGCGGCACCGTGTTCGGGCTGGAGACCTCCGGCCGCACCGAGTCGATCCTGATGTCGCTGCCGCCGCGGGTGCGCTGGGTCTACGACCACCGGCCGGCGCCCGGCAGCCGCGAGGCGGCGCTCCTCGACGTGCTGCGCGCGCCGCGCGAGTGGGCGTGA
- a CDS encoding SPW repeat domain-containing protein has translation MAARTLTLMLGLWLFFSAFLWRRAPASFANASAVGLLACAGALWAMWRPRVRLAGVALSAWLLAAALLLRAPSSTARWNDVAVALAMFLTALVPGTMHSSRRATAASA, from the coding sequence ATGGCGGCCCGGACGCTCACGCTGATGCTCGGCCTGTGGCTGTTCTTCTCCGCGTTCCTGTGGAGGCGGGCGCCCGCCTCGTTCGCGAACGCGTCGGCGGTGGGCCTGCTCGCGTGCGCCGGGGCCCTCTGGGCCATGTGGCGCCCGCGCGTGCGCCTGGCCGGCGTCGCCCTCTCCGCCTGGCTGCTCGCGGCGGCGCTGCTCCTCCGGGCGCCGTCCTCCACGGCCCGGTGGAACGACGTCGCGGTGGCGCTCGCGATGTTCCTCACCGCGCTCGTGCCCGGCACCATGCACTCCTCGCGGCGCGCGACCGCCGCCAGCGCCTGA
- the grxC gene encoding glutaredoxin 3: MSAPRITVYTKQNCPYCVRAKRLLEKKGVAFEEISVEGKDELRTWLAEKTGQLTVPQIFAGERSLGGFSDLDALEQRGELDPILRGG, translated from the coding sequence ATGAGCGCACCCAGGATCACCGTCTACACCAAGCAGAACTGCCCGTACTGCGTCCGCGCCAAGCGGCTCCTCGAGAAGAAGGGCGTCGCGTTCGAGGAGATCTCCGTCGAGGGCAAGGACGAGCTGCGCACCTGGCTGGCCGAGAAGACCGGGCAGCTCACCGTCCCGCAGATCTTCGCCGGGGAGCGCTCGCTGGGCGGGTTCTCCGACCTCGACGCGCTCGAGCAGCGCGGCGAGCTCGATCCGATCCTCCGCGGCGGGTGA
- a CDS encoding TolC family protein, whose protein sequence is MAAPRARTAAVLALLLPASGCATLAPSGFVDGRTAPPPEVARRAATEPAPARAAAGPAPSPPSPAPAAPRSIPELVARALEVDPATRAAWHDARAAAAAAGGERTAYLPSVSVGAGLQRAETARTLTRAGTTATTAGPSGELTWILLDLGARAARVEQADQLLLASRLAEHAAVADLVLRVQETAYQYLGSRALVEAEAAAVKQAEESLAAAEGRRGAGVATVADVLQARTARSQARLRLQQLEGQALTVGGALATLAGLPPTATLDLGALPADVRVPETAPAVEALLDEAAQRSPDLARARAQAGAAAAGARAAERAWLPLLSLGATASRSWYLDPSGVPPSTAWTVGLSLRIPLLEGLLRPAYDALAARADADAAEARAAATAQAVALQVWTGYQAFRTAGLRVETARDLLASAQASSNVAAGRYREGVGSILDLLTAQAALEGARAEEVRARADYLVALAQLARATGRLAPPAQAAAAPTPAPEGNP, encoded by the coding sequence ATGGCCGCCCCCCGCGCCCGCACCGCCGCCGTCCTCGCGCTGCTCCTGCCCGCGAGCGGCTGCGCCACGCTGGCGCCGTCGGGCTTCGTGGACGGACGCACCGCGCCGCCGCCGGAGGTGGCGCGCCGGGCCGCGACCGAGCCCGCACCGGCGCGCGCTGCCGCCGGGCCGGCCCCGTCGCCGCCCTCCCCCGCGCCCGCCGCGCCGCGCTCGATCCCGGAGCTGGTCGCCCGCGCGCTGGAGGTCGACCCCGCCACCCGCGCCGCCTGGCACGACGCGCGCGCCGCCGCTGCAGCCGCCGGCGGCGAGCGCACCGCGTACCTGCCCTCGGTGTCGGTCGGCGCCGGCCTCCAGCGCGCCGAGACCGCGCGGACGCTGACGCGCGCCGGCACCACCGCCACCACCGCCGGGCCATCCGGCGAGCTCACCTGGATCCTGCTCGACCTGGGCGCGCGCGCGGCGCGGGTGGAACAGGCCGACCAGCTCCTCCTCGCGTCGCGGCTCGCCGAGCACGCGGCGGTCGCCGATCTGGTGCTGCGCGTCCAGGAGACCGCCTACCAGTACCTGGGCAGCCGCGCGCTGGTCGAGGCGGAGGCCGCGGCGGTGAAGCAGGCCGAGGAGAGCCTCGCCGCCGCCGAGGGACGGCGCGGCGCCGGGGTGGCCACCGTCGCGGACGTCCTTCAGGCCCGCACCGCGCGCTCGCAGGCGCGCCTGCGGCTGCAGCAGCTCGAGGGCCAGGCGCTCACCGTCGGCGGCGCGCTCGCCACGCTCGCGGGGCTCCCGCCCACCGCCACGCTCGACCTCGGCGCGCTGCCCGCCGACGTCCGCGTCCCGGAGACCGCCCCGGCGGTCGAGGCGCTGCTGGACGAGGCGGCGCAGCGGAGCCCCGACCTGGCCCGCGCGCGCGCCCAGGCCGGTGCGGCCGCCGCCGGCGCGCGGGCCGCCGAGCGCGCCTGGCTCCCGCTGCTCTCGCTCGGCGCGACCGCCAGCCGCTCCTGGTACCTCGACCCGTCCGGCGTGCCGCCCTCCACCGCCTGGACGGTGGGGCTCTCGCTGCGCATCCCGCTGCTCGAGGGGCTCCTCCGGCCGGCGTACGACGCGCTCGCCGCCCGCGCCGACGCCGACGCCGCCGAGGCGCGCGCCGCCGCGACCGCGCAGGCGGTGGCCCTCCAGGTCTGGACCGGCTACCAGGCGTTCCGCACCGCCGGCCTCCGCGTCGAGACCGCGCGCGACCTGCTCGCCTCGGCCCAGGCCTCGAGCAACGTCGCCGCCGGGCGGTACCGCGAGGGCGTCGGCTCCATCCTCGATCTCCTCACCGCGCAGGCCGCGCTGGAGGGCGCCCGGGCCGAGGAGGTGCGCGCCCGCGCCGACTACCTGGTGGCACTGGCCCAGCTCGCCCGCGCCACCGGCCGCCTCGCGCCGCCGGCCCAGGCCGCCGCCGCGCCGACGCCCGCGCCAGAAGGGAACCCATGA
- the nhaR gene encoding transcriptional activator NhaR yields the protein MEWLNYHHLFYFWTVARAGSIARASEELRLAQPTISNQLKTLEANLGVKLLERQGRRLVLTDVGRTVLRYADDIFRTGRELQRAVKGLPTGQRLRLVVGVADVIPKRMAALLLQPAVDAHPDLTLVCREGPLPQLLAALALHELDVVIADVPAPEDVKVKAFSHRLGDCGTSFLAARPLAHLKKGFPRSLQAAPMLLPSEGTALRRGLDTWLERTGVRPVVAGEFDDSALMQAFGARGLGVFAAPRVLEDDIRSQLEVGVIGRAEDVREAYHAITVERRLRHPAVVTLAEAARDAIFGAPQA from the coding sequence ATGGAATGGCTGAACTACCATCACCTCTTCTACTTCTGGACGGTGGCCCGCGCCGGCAGCATCGCGCGCGCCAGCGAGGAGCTGCGGCTCGCGCAGCCCACCATCTCGAACCAGCTCAAGACGCTGGAGGCGAACCTCGGGGTGAAGCTCCTGGAGCGGCAGGGGCGGCGGCTCGTCCTCACCGACGTGGGACGGACCGTGCTCCGCTACGCGGACGACATCTTCCGGACCGGGCGCGAGCTGCAGCGGGCGGTGAAGGGCCTCCCCACCGGCCAGCGGCTTCGCCTGGTGGTCGGCGTGGCCGACGTGATCCCGAAGCGCATGGCCGCGCTGCTGCTGCAGCCGGCGGTGGACGCGCACCCGGACCTGACGCTGGTCTGCCGCGAGGGCCCGCTGCCGCAGCTGCTCGCGGCGCTGGCGCTGCACGAGCTCGACGTCGTCATCGCCGACGTCCCCGCGCCGGAGGACGTGAAGGTGAAGGCGTTCAGCCACCGGCTCGGCGACTGCGGGACCTCGTTCCTGGCGGCGCGGCCGCTCGCGCATCTCAAGAAGGGCTTCCCGCGGTCGCTCCAGGCCGCGCCCATGCTCCTGCCGTCGGAGGGCACCGCGCTCCGGCGCGGGCTCGACACCTGGCTCGAGCGCACCGGCGTGCGCCCGGTGGTCGCGGGCGAGTTCGACGACAGCGCGCTCATGCAGGCGTTCGGCGCGCGCGGGCTGGGCGTGTTCGCCGCCCCGCGCGTGCTGGAGGACGACATCCGCTCGCAGCTCGAGGTGGGCGTGATCGGGCGGGCCGAGGACGTGCGCGAGGCCTACCACGCGATCACCGTGGAGCGCCGGCTGCGCCACCCGGCGGTGGTCACCCTGGCCGAGGCGGCGCGCGACGCGATCTTCGGCGCGCCGCAGGCCTGA
- a CDS encoding alpha-ketoglutarate-dependent dioxygenase AlkB, which translates to MQLELVPSPVPALPPGMRLWRALLPAAEQQALLAALARLELGEVRMHGVIARRRVAHFGRAYAYDARAVQPGPPFPAALEPLRRRAAALAGVAPAALAEALVTRYPPGAGIGWHRDAPAFGQVVGVSLGAPARFRMREGGPGGRALEVLLEPGSAYLLAGAARWRWQHAIPPVPAERWSVTFRTLRDAPPAR; encoded by the coding sequence GTGCAGCTCGAGCTGGTCCCCTCGCCCGTCCCGGCGTTGCCGCCGGGCATGCGGCTGTGGCGCGCGCTGCTCCCCGCGGCGGAGCAGCAGGCGCTCCTGGCCGCGCTCGCCCGCCTGGAGCTCGGCGAGGTCCGGATGCACGGGGTGATCGCGCGGCGGCGGGTGGCCCACTTCGGCCGTGCCTACGCGTACGATGCCCGCGCGGTGCAGCCCGGCCCGCCGTTTCCGGCGGCGCTCGAGCCGCTGCGCCGGCGCGCGGCGGCGCTGGCCGGCGTGGCGCCCGCTGCGCTCGCGGAGGCGCTGGTGACCCGCTATCCGCCCGGCGCCGGGATCGGCTGGCACCGCGACGCGCCGGCGTTCGGGCAGGTGGTGGGCGTGTCGCTCGGCGCGCCGGCGCGCTTCCGGATGCGCGAGGGCGGCCCGGGCGGCCGGGCGCTCGAGGTGCTGCTCGAGCCCGGCTCGGCCTACCTCCTCGCCGGCGCGGCGCGCTGGCGGTGGCAGCACGCCATCCCGCCGGTGCCCGCCGAGCGCTGGTCCGTGACGTTCCGGACGCTGCGCGACGCGCCCCCGGCGCGGTGA
- a CDS encoding efflux RND transporter permease subunit — MNLSEPFIRRPVMTTLVMASFIAFGLVAYQKLPVSDLPNVDFPTISVSASLPGASPETMASSVATPLERQFSTIAGLAAMNSSSGLGTTQITLEFDLDRNIDAAAQDVQSAISAAGRQLPQNMPSPPTLRKVNPADAPIVYFSLTSPTLPLSDLNRFAQDVVAQRVATIAGVAQVLVYGPQKYAVRIELDPQALAARGIGLDEATAAIAAANPNLPAGLVQGGARAFTVEATGGLMRARDFADVVLAFRNGAPVRVADVGRARAGVENELAAAWLWKDGREQRAIVLAVQRQPGTNTVAVAQAVRQLLPTLRAQLPGAAQLELLYDRSETIEESVTDVKFTLLLTLALVVLVIFVFLRNLPATVIPSLALPVSLIGTFALMFQLGYSLDNLSLMALTLAVGFVVDDAIVMLENVVRHMEMGERPFEAALNGSKEIAFTIVSMTISLAAVFLPVLFMGGIVGRLFHEFAVTIGAAILVSGFVSLTLTPMLCSRFLRPGKEAHHGRLYAATERAFEASLRIYDRGLVWSLAHPRAVLAGSVVVLVAMVPLFAAVQKGFLPSEDTGRLQVITEGPEGASWDYMVRAQRGAAQVVATHPEVEMFMSSVGGRGTAGVTQGNMFLRLRNRHDREASADELLARLRAELARYPALRVFLVNPPPINIGGQQSRAQYQFTLQDADTEGLYRHAQALEERLRAMPLLQDVTSDLRLASPRVTVRIDRDRAAALGVTPDAIEDALYTAYGDRQVSTIFAPEDQYQVILTLGPSFRLEPAALALLRVRSASGAAVPLDTVARLERGVGPLTVNHSGQLPSVTLAFNLREGASLGQAVSAVKAEADRMLPATVATRFQGTAQAFQSSLSGLGLLLVMAVLVIYVVLGILYESFAHPFTILTALPFAGLGALVTLLLFRVELSLYAFVGIVMLVGLVKKNGIMMVDFAVEAQRGGRTPAEAIREACLVRFRPIMMTTMAALMGTLPIALGFGAGAESRRPLGLAVVGGLVFSQLLTLFVTPVFYVAMERLRNLRRRGGSSGAGAPERSAAAPQG; from the coding sequence ATGAACCTCTCCGAGCCGTTCATCCGCCGGCCGGTCATGACGACGCTCGTCATGGCGAGCTTCATCGCGTTCGGCCTGGTCGCCTACCAGAAGCTGCCGGTCTCCGACCTCCCCAACGTCGACTTCCCGACCATCTCCGTCTCGGCGTCGCTGCCCGGCGCCAGCCCGGAGACCATGGCCTCCTCGGTGGCGACGCCGCTGGAGCGGCAGTTCTCCACCATCGCCGGCCTGGCCGCGATGAACTCCTCCTCGGGCCTGGGGACGACGCAGATCACGCTGGAGTTCGACCTCGACCGCAACATCGACGCGGCCGCGCAGGACGTGCAGTCCGCCATCTCGGCGGCGGGCAGGCAGCTCCCGCAGAACATGCCCAGCCCGCCCACCTTGCGGAAGGTGAACCCGGCCGACGCGCCCATCGTCTACTTCTCGCTCACCTCCCCCACCCTGCCGCTCTCCGACCTGAACCGCTTCGCGCAGGACGTCGTCGCGCAGCGGGTCGCCACCATCGCCGGGGTCGCGCAGGTGCTGGTGTACGGGCCGCAGAAGTACGCGGTCCGAATCGAGCTGGACCCGCAGGCGCTGGCGGCGCGCGGCATCGGGCTCGACGAGGCCACCGCCGCCATCGCGGCCGCGAACCCCAACCTGCCGGCCGGCCTGGTGCAGGGCGGCGCGCGCGCGTTCACGGTGGAGGCGACCGGCGGGTTGATGCGCGCCAGGGACTTCGCCGACGTGGTGCTCGCGTTCCGGAACGGCGCGCCGGTGCGCGTGGCCGACGTGGGCCGGGCGCGCGCCGGCGTGGAGAACGAGCTCGCCGCCGCGTGGCTGTGGAAGGACGGGCGCGAGCAGCGCGCCATCGTGCTGGCGGTGCAGCGCCAGCCCGGCACGAACACCGTGGCGGTGGCGCAGGCGGTCCGGCAGCTCCTCCCCACCCTGCGCGCCCAGCTCCCCGGCGCCGCCCAGCTCGAGCTGCTCTACGACCGCTCCGAGACCATCGAGGAGTCGGTCACCGACGTGAAGTTCACGCTGCTGCTCACGCTCGCGCTGGTGGTCCTCGTCATCTTCGTCTTCCTGCGCAACCTGCCCGCGACCGTGATCCCGAGCCTGGCGCTGCCGGTGTCGCTCATCGGCACGTTCGCGCTCATGTTCCAGCTCGGCTACTCGCTCGACAACCTGTCGCTCATGGCGCTCACGCTCGCGGTCGGCTTCGTGGTGGACGACGCCATCGTGATGCTCGAGAACGTGGTCCGGCACATGGAGATGGGCGAGCGGCCGTTCGAGGCCGCCCTGAACGGCTCGAAGGAGATCGCGTTCACCATCGTGTCGATGACGATCTCGCTCGCGGCGGTGTTCCTGCCGGTGCTGTTCATGGGCGGGATCGTGGGCCGGCTGTTCCACGAGTTCGCGGTCACCATCGGCGCGGCCATCCTGGTCTCCGGGTTCGTGTCGCTGACGCTCACGCCCATGCTGTGCAGCCGCTTCCTGCGGCCCGGCAAGGAGGCCCACCACGGCCGGCTCTACGCCGCGACCGAGCGCGCCTTCGAGGCGAGCCTGCGGATCTACGACCGCGGCCTGGTCTGGTCGCTGGCGCACCCGCGCGCCGTGCTGGCCGGCTCGGTGGTGGTGCTCGTGGCGATGGTCCCGCTGTTCGCCGCGGTGCAGAAGGGCTTCCTGCCGAGCGAGGACACCGGCCGGCTGCAGGTGATCACCGAGGGCCCGGAGGGCGCGAGCTGGGACTACATGGTCCGGGCGCAGCGCGGCGCGGCGCAGGTGGTCGCGACGCACCCCGAGGTGGAGATGTTCATGTCCAGCGTCGGCGGGCGCGGCACCGCCGGCGTCACGCAGGGCAACATGTTCCTGCGGCTGCGCAACCGGCACGATCGCGAGGCGAGCGCGGACGAGCTGCTCGCCCGGCTCCGCGCGGAGCTGGCCCGGTACCCGGCGCTGCGCGTCTTCCTGGTGAACCCGCCGCCCATCAACATCGGCGGCCAGCAGAGCCGCGCGCAGTACCAGTTCACGCTGCAGGACGCCGACACCGAGGGGCTGTACCGGCACGCGCAGGCGCTGGAGGAGCGGCTGCGCGCCATGCCGCTGCTCCAGGACGTCACCAGCGACCTGCGGCTCGCCTCGCCCCGCGTCACGGTCCGGATCGACCGCGATCGCGCCGCGGCGCTCGGGGTGACGCCGGACGCGATCGAGGACGCGCTCTACACGGCCTACGGCGACCGCCAGGTCTCGACCATCTTCGCGCCGGAGGACCAGTACCAGGTGATCCTCACGCTCGGGCCGTCGTTCCGGCTCGAGCCCGCGGCGCTGGCGCTCCTGCGGGTGCGCTCCGCCAGCGGCGCCGCGGTCCCGCTCGACACGGTGGCGCGGCTGGAGCGCGGCGTCGGGCCGCTCACGGTGAACCACTCCGGGCAGCTCCCCTCGGTGACGCTGGCGTTCAACCTCCGCGAGGGCGCGTCGCTGGGCCAGGCGGTGAGCGCGGTGAAGGCCGAGGCGGACCGCATGCTGCCGGCCACCGTCGCCACGCGCTTCCAGGGCACGGCGCAGGCGTTCCAGTCCTCCCTGTCCGGCCTGGGCCTGCTGCTCGTCATGGCGGTGCTGGTCATCTACGTGGTGCTCGGCATCCTGTACGAGAGCTTCGCCCACCCGTTCACCATCCTCACCGCCCTCCCGTTCGCCGGCCTGGGCGCGCTCGTGACGCTGCTCCTGTTCCGGGTGGAGCTGTCGCTCTACGCGTTCGTCGGCATCGTCATGCTGGTCGGCCTGGTGAAGAAGAACGGCATCATGATGGTGGACTTCGCGGTGGAGGCGCAGCGCGGCGGGCGCACGCCGGCGGAGGCCATCCGCGAGGCGTGCCTGGTCCGCTTCCGCCCCATCATGATGACCACCATGGCCGCGCTCATGGGCACGCTGCCCATCGCGCTCGGCTTCGGGGCCGGGGCCGAGTCGCGCCGGCCGCTCGGCCTCGCGGTGGTGGGCGGGCTGGTGTTCTCGCAGCTGCTCACGCTGTTCGTGACGCCCGTCTTCTACGTGGCGATGGAGCGGCTGCGGAACCTGCGCCGCCGCGGCGGCTCGTCGGGTGCGGGCGCGCCGGAGCGCTCGGCGGCCGCGCCGCAGGGCTGA
- a CDS encoding TerC family protein — translation MHPPALALETVGNPWLWLGFLVLVLVLLALDLGVFHRRDEVIRAREALGWTAVWASLAAAFAGLVWWRFGANKAIEFVTGYLIEQSLSVDNLFVFVLVFASFAIPPKLQHRVLFWGITTAFFLRLVMIVGGTALLSRFHWLIYVFGGFLVVTGIRIFFHEEQEHHPEKSVAFRVLRRLVPSTSRMEGHHFFLVENGRRLATPLFLALCMIEISDVVFALDSVPAIFGITLDPFIVFTSNIFAIMGLRSLYFAVAQLLRRFEYLKAGLALVLVFIGLKMVASSWVHVNAFASLGVVVTLLGGAMAYSLWRTRREATGSPEA, via the coding sequence ATGCACCCTCCCGCCCTCGCGCTCGAGACCGTCGGAAACCCCTGGCTCTGGCTCGGCTTCCTGGTCCTGGTGCTCGTCCTGCTGGCGCTCGACCTGGGCGTGTTCCACCGGCGCGACGAGGTGATCCGCGCGCGCGAGGCGCTGGGCTGGACCGCGGTGTGGGCGTCGCTGGCGGCGGCGTTCGCCGGGTTGGTGTGGTGGCGCTTCGGGGCGAACAAGGCCATCGAGTTCGTCACCGGCTACCTCATCGAGCAGTCGCTCTCGGTGGACAACCTGTTCGTCTTCGTGCTCGTGTTCGCGTCGTTCGCGATCCCGCCGAAGCTGCAGCACCGCGTGCTGTTCTGGGGCATCACCACCGCGTTCTTCCTGCGCCTGGTGATGATCGTGGGCGGCACCGCGCTGCTCTCGCGCTTCCACTGGCTCATCTACGTGTTCGGCGGCTTCCTGGTGGTGACCGGGATCCGCATCTTCTTCCACGAGGAGCAGGAGCATCACCCGGAGAAGAGCGTCGCGTTCCGCGTGCTGCGCCGGCTGGTCCCGTCCACCAGCCGCATGGAGGGGCACCACTTCTTCCTGGTGGAGAACGGGCGCCGGCTGGCGACGCCGCTGTTCCTGGCGCTGTGCATGATCGAGATCTCCGACGTCGTGTTCGCGCTCGACTCGGTGCCGGCGATCTTCGGCATCACGCTCGACCCGTTCATCGTCTTCACCTCGAACATCTTCGCCATCATGGGCCTGCGCTCGCTCTACTTCGCGGTGGCGCAGCTGCTGCGCCGCTTCGAGTACCTGAAGGCCGGCCTCGCCCTGGTGCTCGTGTTCATCGGCCTGAAGATGGTCGCGTCGAGCTGGGTGCACGTGAACGCGTTCGCGTCGCTCGGGGTGGTGGTGACGCTGCTCGGCGGCGCGATGGCGTACTCGCTGTGGCGCACGCGCCGCGAGGCGACCGGATCGCCGGAGGCGTAG
- a CDS encoding efflux RND transporter periplasmic adaptor subunit, with amino-acid sequence MTAPRAAPLALTLLALAAACGRGDAGPKGPRPVAVRAAVAERRDVPVEVRAVGRIVANQSVAVRAQVSGPIVAVRFTEGQAVRQGDVLLELDPRPYRAALDEARARLAQDEARAASARDDARRFAELVKKEYVTQQQAEQAAAAATAAAAAVAGDRAQVERAALDLSYCTVRAPAAGRTGRLLVHAGNLVTASAQTPLLTIEQVKPVYAAFSIPERHLPALQGWRAHPPAVRVRAGDGPEIAGVLDFVDNAVDAGTGTILLKARLANADEALWPGQVVDVALRIGERRGAVVVPAAAVAQGQQGDYAYVVGADGKAELRGVTVEQAGDAEAVLSKGIAPGERVVIEGQLKLRPGAPVEVQGPREDGRKAPGT; translated from the coding sequence ATGACCGCCCCCCGCGCCGCGCCGCTCGCGCTCACCCTCCTCGCGCTCGCCGCCGCCTGCGGGCGGGGCGACGCCGGACCGAAGGGCCCGCGCCCGGTGGCGGTTCGCGCCGCCGTGGCGGAGCGGCGCGACGTGCCGGTGGAGGTCCGCGCCGTCGGGCGCATCGTGGCGAACCAGTCGGTGGCGGTGCGCGCGCAGGTGTCGGGCCCCATCGTCGCGGTGCGCTTCACCGAGGGCCAGGCGGTGCGCCAGGGCGACGTGCTGCTCGAGCTCGACCCGCGCCCGTACCGCGCCGCGCTGGACGAGGCGCGGGCTCGCCTCGCGCAGGACGAGGCGCGCGCCGCGAGCGCCCGGGACGACGCGCGCCGGTTCGCCGAGCTGGTGAAGAAGGAGTACGTCACGCAGCAGCAGGCCGAGCAGGCGGCGGCGGCCGCGACGGCCGCCGCGGCGGCGGTGGCGGGCGACCGCGCGCAGGTGGAGCGGGCCGCGCTCGACCTCTCCTACTGCACCGTCCGCGCGCCGGCGGCGGGCCGCACCGGCCGCCTGCTCGTGCACGCCGGCAACCTCGTCACCGCGTCGGCGCAGACGCCGCTGCTCACCATCGAGCAGGTGAAGCCGGTGTACGCGGCCTTCTCCATCCCGGAGCGCCACCTCCCGGCGCTGCAGGGCTGGCGCGCCCACCCGCCGGCGGTGCGCGTGCGCGCAGGCGACGGGCCCGAGATCGCGGGCGTGCTCGACTTCGTGGACAACGCGGTGGACGCCGGCACCGGCACCATCCTGCTCAAGGCGCGCCTCGCCAACGCGGACGAGGCGCTCTGGCCCGGGCAGGTGGTGGACGTCGCGCTCCGGATCGGCGAGCGGCGCGGCGCGGTGGTGGTGCCGGCCGCCGCGGTCGCGCAGGGCCAGCAGGGCGATTACGCCTACGTGGTCGGCGCGGACGGGAAGGCCGAGCTGCGCGGGGTGACGGTGGAGCAGGCGGGCGACGCCGAGGCGGTGCTCTCGAAGGGAATCGCGCCCGGCGAGCGGGTGGTGATCGAGGGCCAGCTGAAGCTGCGGCCGGGCGCGCCGGTGGAGGTGCAGGGGCCGCGCGAGGACGGGCGGAAGGCGCCGGGCACATGA